One Lasioglossum baleicum chromosome 6, iyLasBale1, whole genome shotgun sequence genomic window carries:
- the App gene encoding palmitoyltransferase app isoform X1, translated as MPHVTRKWELFPGRNRFCCDGRVMMAPQTGVFYVTVCLIAGTSGLFFVFDCPFLAVHITPAIPVVGGLLFIFVMSALLRTSFSDPGVIPRATTDEAAYIEKQIEVPNDGNSKIHRPPPRTKEVLVKGQPVKMKYCFTCKIFRPPRASHCSLCDNCVERFDHHCPWVGNCVGRRNYRYFYAFIVSLAFLCVFILACAITHLIMLTRDGRPFLEAVRISPGSVVVGVICFFSVWSILGLAGFHTHLTTSNQTTNEDIKGSFSIKVGEGSSNPYSQGNICGNCFYVLCGPAPPSLIDRRGIVTPEYRAEQEKVGDDSVITNSKTYGTVEVVQPQPNGTTVQTNPSTELTGSMNNLVTGQHSPQIESMNGELSLLRHTACYPEELPEYSRQYINDTYAAAYPVQHCFQDPVKYIKYETDRTNPEFQIYPCRCEENLQKYPHRCREEYHRCSDNNVMYDQCVTDQKFEIDLQKYPKRYSEDPIRYNINDRTGYPVFQKYPPQCYTEDPLRLPQSQHALEYNNLRCTVHGFQPGLPDFFPASSLRSYS; from the exons ATGCCACACGTTACTCGAAAATGGGAACTTTTCCCAGGAAGAAACCGATTTTGTTGCGACGGCAGAGTGATGATGGCACCCCAAACTGGGGTCTTTTATGTGACCGTGTGCCTCATTGCTGGAACGAGTGGTTTATTCTTTGTATTCGA TTGTCCTTTCTTAGCAGTTCACATAACACCTGCTATACCGGTCGTCGGcggtttattatttatttttgtaatgTCCGCTTTATTAAGAACAAGTTTTAGTGATCCTGGAGTTATTCCTAGAGCGACGACCGACGAAGCTGCCTAcattgaaaaacaaattg AGGTACCGAACGATGGGAACTCTAAAATACACAGACCTCCGCCTAGAACAAAAGAGGTGTTGGTCAAAGGGCAGCctgttaaaatgaaatattgctTCACTTGCAAAATATTCAGACCACCGAGAGCATCGCATTGTAGTTTATGCGATAATTGTGTAG AGAGATTTGATCACCATTGTCCATGGGTTGGTAACTGTGTGGGCAGAAGAAATTATAGATACTTCTATGCTTTTATCGTCTCCCTGGCATTTCTTTGTGTTTTTATACTTGCTTGTGCTATTACACATTTAATAATGC TAACGAGAGATGGTAGGCCATTTTTAGAAGCTGTAAGAATATCCCCCGGGAGTGTTGTTGTGGGAGTTATTTGCTTCTTCTCTGTTTGGAGTATTCTCGGCCTTGCTGGTTTTCATACGCATTTAACTACCAGTAATCAAACGACAAATGAAGAT ATTAAAGGATCTTTTTCCATTAAAGTAGGCGAAGGAAGTTCCAATCCTTATAGTCAAGGAAATATTTGTGGAAACTGTTTCTACGTGTTGTGCGGACCTGCACCACCTAGCCTAATAG atcgAAGAGGTATCGTAACACCTGAGTATCGAGCAGAGCAAGAAAAGGTCGGGGACGATAGTGTCATTACTAACAGCAAGACATATGGTACCGTGGAAGTTGTGCAACCACAG CCTAATGGTACAACTGTCCAAACGAATCCCAGTACCGAACTAACAGGTTCGATGAACAACCTTGTCACCGGTCAACATTCGCCACAAATCGAATCAATGAACGGTGAGTTAAGCCTTTTAAGGCATACTGCTTGCTATCCCGAGGAACTTCCAGAGTATTCGCGTCAGTACATTAACGACACTTATGCTGCGGCATATCCCGTGCAACATTGTTTCCAGGATCCTGTGAAATATATCAAATACGAGACAGATAGAACAAATCCTGAGTTTCAGATATATCCGTGCAGATGTGAGGAAAACTTACAGAAGTATCCTCACAGATGTAGGGAAGAGTATCATAGATGTTCGGATAATAATGTAATGTACGATCAGTGTGTCACCGATCAAAAATTCGAAATCGATCTCCAGAAGTATCCGAAAAGATATTCCGAGGATCCGATACGATATAATATCAATGACAGAACGGGATATCCTGTCTTTCAAAAATACCCACCACAATGTTACACAGAAGATCCATTGCGACTTCCTCAATCTCAGCATGCTCTCGAGTACAATAATTTGAGATGTACTGTTCATGGTTTTCAACCAGGGCTGCCCGACTTCTTCCCCGCGTCTTCTTTACGATCATACTCCTAG
- the App gene encoding palmitoyltransferase app isoform X2 → MPHVTRKWELFPGRNRFCCDGRVMMAPQTGVFYVTVCLIAGTSGLFFVFDCPFLAVHITPAIPVVGGLLFIFVMSALLRTSFSDPGVIPRATTDEAAYIEKQIEVPNDGNSKIHRPPPRTKEVLVKGQPVKMKYCFTCKIFRPPRASHCSLCDNCVVTRDGRPFLEAVRISPGSVVVGVICFFSVWSILGLAGFHTHLTTSNQTTNEDIKGSFSIKVGEGSSNPYSQGNICGNCFYVLCGPAPPSLIDRRGIVTPEYRAEQEKVGDDSVITNSKTYGTVEVVQPQPNGTTVQTNPSTELTGSMNNLVTGQHSPQIESMNGELSLLRHTACYPEELPEYSRQYINDTYAAAYPVQHCFQDPVKYIKYETDRTNPEFQIYPCRCEENLQKYPHRCREEYHRCSDNNVMYDQCVTDQKFEIDLQKYPKRYSEDPIRYNINDRTGYPVFQKYPPQCYTEDPLRLPQSQHALEYNNLRCTVHGFQPGLPDFFPASSLRSYS, encoded by the exons ATGCCACACGTTACTCGAAAATGGGAACTTTTCCCAGGAAGAAACCGATTTTGTTGCGACGGCAGAGTGATGATGGCACCCCAAACTGGGGTCTTTTATGTGACCGTGTGCCTCATTGCTGGAACGAGTGGTTTATTCTTTGTATTCGA TTGTCCTTTCTTAGCAGTTCACATAACACCTGCTATACCGGTCGTCGGcggtttattatttatttttgtaatgTCCGCTTTATTAAGAACAAGTTTTAGTGATCCTGGAGTTATTCCTAGAGCGACGACCGACGAAGCTGCCTAcattgaaaaacaaattg AGGTACCGAACGATGGGAACTCTAAAATACACAGACCTCCGCCTAGAACAAAAGAGGTGTTGGTCAAAGGGCAGCctgttaaaatgaaatattgctTCACTTGCAAAATATTCAGACCACCGAGAGCATCGCATTGTAGTTTATGCGATAATTGTGTAG TAACGAGAGATGGTAGGCCATTTTTAGAAGCTGTAAGAATATCCCCCGGGAGTGTTGTTGTGGGAGTTATTTGCTTCTTCTCTGTTTGGAGTATTCTCGGCCTTGCTGGTTTTCATACGCATTTAACTACCAGTAATCAAACGACAAATGAAGAT ATTAAAGGATCTTTTTCCATTAAAGTAGGCGAAGGAAGTTCCAATCCTTATAGTCAAGGAAATATTTGTGGAAACTGTTTCTACGTGTTGTGCGGACCTGCACCACCTAGCCTAATAG atcgAAGAGGTATCGTAACACCTGAGTATCGAGCAGAGCAAGAAAAGGTCGGGGACGATAGTGTCATTACTAACAGCAAGACATATGGTACCGTGGAAGTTGTGCAACCACAG CCTAATGGTACAACTGTCCAAACGAATCCCAGTACCGAACTAACAGGTTCGATGAACAACCTTGTCACCGGTCAACATTCGCCACAAATCGAATCAATGAACGGTGAGTTAAGCCTTTTAAGGCATACTGCTTGCTATCCCGAGGAACTTCCAGAGTATTCGCGTCAGTACATTAACGACACTTATGCTGCGGCATATCCCGTGCAACATTGTTTCCAGGATCCTGTGAAATATATCAAATACGAGACAGATAGAACAAATCCTGAGTTTCAGATATATCCGTGCAGATGTGAGGAAAACTTACAGAAGTATCCTCACAGATGTAGGGAAGAGTATCATAGATGTTCGGATAATAATGTAATGTACGATCAGTGTGTCACCGATCAAAAATTCGAAATCGATCTCCAGAAGTATCCGAAAAGATATTCCGAGGATCCGATACGATATAATATCAATGACAGAACGGGATATCCTGTCTTTCAAAAATACCCACCACAATGTTACACAGAAGATCCATTGCGACTTCCTCAATCTCAGCATGCTCTCGAGTACAATAATTTGAGATGTACTGTTCATGGTTTTCAACCAGGGCTGCCCGACTTCTTCCCCGCGTCTTCTTTACGATCATACTCCTAG
- the App gene encoding palmitoyltransferase app isoform X3 encodes MPHVTRKWELFPGRNRFCCDGRVMMAPQTGVFYVTVCLIAGTSGLFFVFDCPFLAVHITPAIPVVGGLLFIFVMSALLRTSFSDPGVIPRATTDEAAYIEKQIEVPNDGNSKIHRPPPRTKEVLVKGQPVKMKYCFTCKIFRPPRASHCSLCDNCVERFDHHCPWVGNCVGRRNYRYFYAFIVSLAFLCVFILACAITHLIMLTRDGRPFLEAVRISPGSVVVGVICFFSVWSILGLAGFHTHLTTSNQTTNEDIKGSFSIKVGEGSSNPYSQGNICGNCFYVLCGPAPPSLIDRRGIVTPEYRAEQEKVGDDSVITNSKTYGTVEVVQPQPNGTTVQTNPSTELTGSMNNLVTGQHSPQIESMNGSTTNSVSQLVTNEVPLASLNIAPIDIDEIAPLPSRQSVVVSSTLDTSSIPSVTVTPLSASRLRLLQDTTMIESALDLDSLEDASVGRGSQAGLIKMGAV; translated from the exons ATGCCACACGTTACTCGAAAATGGGAACTTTTCCCAGGAAGAAACCGATTTTGTTGCGACGGCAGAGTGATGATGGCACCCCAAACTGGGGTCTTTTATGTGACCGTGTGCCTCATTGCTGGAACGAGTGGTTTATTCTTTGTATTCGA TTGTCCTTTCTTAGCAGTTCACATAACACCTGCTATACCGGTCGTCGGcggtttattatttatttttgtaatgTCCGCTTTATTAAGAACAAGTTTTAGTGATCCTGGAGTTATTCCTAGAGCGACGACCGACGAAGCTGCCTAcattgaaaaacaaattg AGGTACCGAACGATGGGAACTCTAAAATACACAGACCTCCGCCTAGAACAAAAGAGGTGTTGGTCAAAGGGCAGCctgttaaaatgaaatattgctTCACTTGCAAAATATTCAGACCACCGAGAGCATCGCATTGTAGTTTATGCGATAATTGTGTAG AGAGATTTGATCACCATTGTCCATGGGTTGGTAACTGTGTGGGCAGAAGAAATTATAGATACTTCTATGCTTTTATCGTCTCCCTGGCATTTCTTTGTGTTTTTATACTTGCTTGTGCTATTACACATTTAATAATGC TAACGAGAGATGGTAGGCCATTTTTAGAAGCTGTAAGAATATCCCCCGGGAGTGTTGTTGTGGGAGTTATTTGCTTCTTCTCTGTTTGGAGTATTCTCGGCCTTGCTGGTTTTCATACGCATTTAACTACCAGTAATCAAACGACAAATGAAGAT ATTAAAGGATCTTTTTCCATTAAAGTAGGCGAAGGAAGTTCCAATCCTTATAGTCAAGGAAATATTTGTGGAAACTGTTTCTACGTGTTGTGCGGACCTGCACCACCTAGCCTAATAG atcgAAGAGGTATCGTAACACCTGAGTATCGAGCAGAGCAAGAAAAGGTCGGGGACGATAGTGTCATTACTAACAGCAAGACATATGGTACCGTGGAAGTTGTGCAACCACAG CCTAATGGTACAACTGTCCAAACGAATCCCAGTACCGAACTAACAGGTTCGATGAACAACCTTGTCACCGGTCAACATTCGCCACAAATCGAATCAATGAACG gtAGCACCACAAACAGCGTGAGCCAACTTGTTACCAATGAAGTACCACTAGCATCGCTTAATATTGCTCCGATCGATATCGATGAGATTGCTCCGCTGCCTTCCAGACAGAGTGTTGTGGTTTCTTCCACATTGGACACGTCCTCTATACCATCGGTAACTGTCACTCCCTTGTCTGCATCTAGACTTAGATTATTACAAGATACGACCATGATAGAGTCTGCTTTAGACTTAGACTCTTTGGAAGATGCCAGTGTGGGTAGAGGAAGTCAAGCAGGTCTTATAAAGATGGGGGCAGTATAA
- the LOC143209492 gene encoding protein odr-4 homolog — protein MGRTVYAEERLHNYLTSLAKPNEYRIGLILGQSASQKDYIVHLAKTPLPKNVVEETSITSRPNTKQKDAESCIKSVKDIPDTWVAVHAKYVTRMLPGGMRVLGIFIVGPDDTINDNANIQKCRSILMAIHKNLSQNKYLYGNNEEQLILNLNNISQKYTCKSVEINNKSGIVKPVEWKFQGKATKWHQLESVINFDNLFLIPANKDPETLKKQLQDILKTMSDIVESSLIAIEGEVKSPDDTLEIVTKNKNEEKGCKNNEKSTTNDKPIQISLYTTCQANNTSSNVKVTPCNASIRLVGQLASRTFVHQKANVEEATVAVKEDIIRSLASRLEMHWDSLIDEENGFPEENVTLHEPPRRVLIALPESKVTLSDYLFPGEGPLEALLSLQELLDLEVHESCVLKDIELQADPMEFYSQSDVNIKTDFGKDSCDSQQNRIYIAGISIAVIILVIAFLIQKFY, from the exons ATGGGGCGAACCGTGTATGCGGAAGAGCGTCTTCACAATTATTTAACCTCATTAGCAAAACCGAATGAATACAGGATAGGACTAATCTTAGGACAG AGCGCCAGCCAAAAGGACTATATTGTACATTTGGCAAAAACTCCACTTCCTAAAAATGTTGTTGAAGAAACATCGATCACTTCTAGACCAAATACTAAACAAAAAGATGCTGAAAGTTGTATAAAATCTGTAAAGGATATACCTGATACCTGGGTCGCTGTTCATGCTAAATAT GTTACTAGAATGTTACCTGGTGGAATGCGGGTACTTGGTATCTTTATTGTCGGTCCTGACGATACCATTAACGATAATGCAAATATACAAAAATGTAGGTCCATTCTAATGGCTATACATAAAAACTTGTCTCAAAACAAATACCTTTATGGAAATAACGAGGAACAACTCATTTTAAACTTGAATAACATATCACAAAA ATATACTTGTAAATCTGTAGAGATTAATAATAAAAGTGGCATTGTAAAACCTGTAGAGTGGAAGTTCCAAGGGAAAGCTACTAAATGGCATCAACTAGAGTCTGTTATAAATTTTGATAATTTATTTCTCATTCCTGCAAATAAAGATCCTGAAACTCTTAAAAAACAACTACAG GATATTTTAAAAACTATGTCAGACATCGTCGAATCATCCCTGATTGCTATCGAAGGAGAAGTAAAGTCCCCGGATGACACGCTGGAAATAgttactaaaaataaaaatgaagaaaagggatgtaaaaataatgaaaagtcTACTACTAATGACAAACCAATTCAAATTAGCTTGTACACTACGTGT CAAGCGAACAATACAAGTTCCAATGTGAAAGTAACTCCTTGCAATGCGTCGATACGTCTGGTTGGACAATTAGCAAGTAGAACTTTTGTACACCAAAAAGCAAATGTTGAAGAAGCTACAGTAGCAGTGAAAGAAGACATAATAAGATCTCTGGCAAGTAGACTAGAAATGCACTGGGACAGTTTAATCGACGAAGAAAATGGTTTCCCAGAAG AAAATGTAACATTACACGAACCACCAAGAAGGGTGTTGATAGCATTACCAGAAAGTAAGGTAACGTTATCGGACTATCTCTTTCCTGGCGAAGGTCCTCTAGAAGCACTTTTATCGCTACAAGAACTTCTAGATTTGGAAGTTCATGAAAGTTGTGTTCTGAAGGATATAGAGCTCCAAGCTG ACCCCATGGAGTTCTACAGTCAAAGCGATGTGAACATAAAAACAGATTTTGGCAAAGACTCGTGCGATAGCCAGCAAAATAGAATATACATCGCAGGTATCAGTATTGCAGTTATAATTCTGGTCATCGCTTTCTTAATACAaaaattctattga